CTGAAAGCCTCGTTCGTGGTGATGTGAGTGTCTGTTGTCTCTAATACTCAATCGAGAGGGAAGAAAACATTATGGATCTTCAAATTGACAGTCGAAATGTGACAATGACTCCACGGTGGAAAACGGAGATTGAAAGTCGGATGGCCGATCTCCAGGCCGGCCATGAGGATCTGATCCACGGGCGGGTGACGCTCACAAAAAACGCCCATCACAAAAAATCCCAAAATGTGGCAGAAGCCCTGGTGGTTGTCACGATGCCTGGACGGCATACCCTGACGGCGAGAAAAGAGGAAAAGACGTTCGAAGAAGCTATCCGTGCGGCATTCTTTGCCATGGCCATCGAAGTGAAGAAGTTCAGGGACAAACGGGCCTCCAAAGAAATACGGGTCCCCCCTATTCCGTTACGCGGTGTGATCTCTAAATTGTTTCCCAAGGAAGGATATGGGTTTCTTCTCCAGGACGGAGGAGGCGAGGTCTATTTTCACAAAAATGCAGTACACGGAATGAAATTCGAGGAACTTGAGGATGGGGTGGAGGTTTCCTTCAATGTGGAAGACGGGGAGAAGGGGCCACAGGCAACCACGGTGAATCCACTTCCCAGTGTCCCGGGAGCCGTTGATAAAGCTGCCTTCTCCTGAAGCGACTTGACCAGGAACCTCAGGGATCACGGAAGAATTTTCCTCCTTCTGAGGGAGAGCTATCTGCTTACGGGTCGAGGCAGCTATCAGGTAGCCGGATCACCAAAGCCCGAGGCTCTGTGAAGCCGACGGGCTATGATGTTTATCTGCCGGGCGGCTTTAAGGGGTACGTTTTTGTAAAATCGGATTTCGAGGACTTTGTAGTATCGGGCTAAGGGGCTTCTGCCTATTCACCGTCGGATTTATGGGTTCTGGTCTTTGTACATTCGTGGAACATCCCGGTGAGATCTGTCCAATGACACAATCTGGTGAGGGATTAACAGTCGGAGTGTCGATCCTTCGTTCGAGCAAATTATTGGGGTTTAGGAAAAATATCATCAAGAAATGATCCAGTGAGGCCGCCTCACCGGAAGTCACACCTCCGGCTCCGGGACCCATCACAAACCCTCTGACTAATAACTTTTGCACAGCTGCTGCACAATCCAACCCTCTATTGATTTCCACATCGAAGGTCGATGACATATTATCAACCACAAAAGTATTTGTGGCACTCTCGACACAATCCAAAAGAACAACATTCCGATCGAAAAAGGGAATCTTCTGGGCCTCAGATACTCCCCCGGTTAGAAAAACTATCGTCAAACCTCCAAGTACCAGCGCTATTCCAAAAATGTTTTTATTTGGTGAAATGTGCCTCATTTGGGTCCTCCGTCTGTGTAATTGTAAGAGCGATGCCGAGACCATTCCTTAACCTTTTTCACTTCCCGCCTGTGAGGGAGAATTGTTCTTTTTTGTCTTTTAGTCCTTGTTGCGCTCAGAGGATGTGTTGCGAAAACAACCTCCGGCGCAAACGTCGAGTTCCTCCTTTGATGAAGTTGAAAAAAAAACGGCCTTTGAGGCTTTCATCTTCCTCAAAGGCCCTCCATTGCCTTAGCCCGATGTGCTCAACCACCTATCAACCGATCTTATGATAAACGAGGGAAATTTTTACCACAATTTGAATGAGAAAGTCCCACCCCTTGTGGGAGTGTTGAATAATAATATCTAAGGGCAAATTGACCCACAGGCACGTTGCATATTAGAGGCCTCGGGGCTTTTTTCAACAGCCCCCTTGTGAGCTTTGCGGGGTGTTGGACTCGACAGCCTCAGAGGCAGGCCACATAGAAATCTGACCTGACTCTGAAATCCCAGCCGGAAATCCGCAGGGTAATTGGGATCAACATGGGGTCGTGTTTATGACAATAGTTAAGGAAAACTCTCATGTTGCTTGGGAGAGGAATGCGCAGAAGGTCAGGAATGAAATCATCTGACAGACGTCTCCGGTTTGCTGAGGGGGGAGTTTCAGGGTAGGGGTTCCTTCCAGATCAAGCCTCAACCAAGATATTTCAAGATGTCTTCAAGGCCATAATGCCGATGAGACAATTTTTGTCCATGACGATGAGCCGGCTGTTTCCGGTCCGGTTCATCAGTGAGAGTGCTTGCATGACTGTGTAGTCATAAAGCATTGGACCGGAAAACTTATAAAAATCTGAATGGCACGGGAAGCTCTTTTTCCATATGAGCCACTCCGATAAAAAAATAAATAGCGTAATCCGTGTCCCCACACCAACGCGCATGGGTTTCAGATCGGTCGTTCGGGGCGCGTGGGATTTCGTATAGCTCAATTCGGGAATGCTCCTGGAACCCTTCTGTTCACAAGAGTTATTGGGGGAACCGATGAAGCATGGCATTTTTTCAATGAGGTGGCCACGTGACGGATTTTCGCAAGGAGTGTTTTCATGCACGAGTCTGTTTACTTAACGTCGCTTCTTTTTTAATCCTTGCACCCTTGTTTGCAGGGCAAGTGCGTTGATCGGGGCATATCCGTCTTGGTCATTGTCGAAATAGCAGTAGACGTTCTTTCCTGATTGTGCCCACGTGTGACATTTGTTGGCCCAAAGGCGAAGCGTTTGGGAATGATACTTTCCTTGATAGGCTTCGCCGGGGCCATGAAGCCGGATATACACGAAATCTGTGGTGACGATTTCCGGTGCCCAGCGCCCGGCCAGATGATACAGGCAAAAGGCCGCATGATATTTTGTGAGCAGGTCGTAGACGGGTTGTGCAAACCAGCTTTTATCACGAAACTCAAATGCATACCGGAATGTTTTCGGTAGGGCCTTCAAAAATTCTTCCAGCCTGAGTGTGTTTATCCTCCAACGCGGCGGCAACTGAAACAGGATCGGGCCCCGTTTGTTGCTCAGTTGGTTAATCGTTTTAAGAAAAGGTTGGAGGGTCTGCCCTGGATCTTTAAGCTTTTTCATATGTGTGATATACCGGCTGCCTTTACACGTGAATAAGAATTTCTTGGGTGTTTCGGTTTTCCACTCTGTCACTGTGTGAGGGGCAGGAAGATGATAAAACGTGTTGTTGATTTCAACAGTGCTGAAGTGGCGGGCATAAAACCGGAGAAACTCTTTACTGGCCATGCCTGACGGATAAAAGGGGCCCACCCAATGTGGATAATGCCAGCCTGAAGTCCCAATGTAGATTCTCCCGATGGTCTTCATGGGGGGTAATCATGTCATGCTGAAATGACACCTACAGGGCAGCTGTTCAGGTTGATAAGGTTTCTTATCCCTTTCAAGATCTAGTTATCGGGGTGTTCCAGGGCCCTACAGGGCCCTAGAACAGTCATGATGATAATTCCCTGACGAAGGTCCGCTTTATTGCGTATACGAAGCCGGCTGGCGGTCCGGCGTTTCGGAGTGGTCGTGGGTCTGAATTTCTGTATGGGCCGTTTTGGTGACGATGGAGAAAGGTTCGTGATGTCGGGTGTCTCGGGGGGACCTTGGTTTGCGGAGTCATCCTCTGAAAGAAAGAGATCCTTCAGATCTCTGAGAGCGATGTCTCTCCGTATTCGTTCGTTCAGCCATCGAATGGCAAGAGCGATCAACGACAGAATGAGAAAAATGGTAAAAGAAATAAATGCTTCCAAACTCATCATCATCTCCTTATTTGGAAGGTCCCGGCGGTTCCTCCTCCGTGCCGGCAATGGCTCCTCGCATGGCCGTATCGGCTTGTACATTTTTCATCCGGTAATAATCCATGATCCCTAAATTTCCCTGACGAAAGGCTTCGGACATGGCCTTGGGAACCTCTGCTTCCGCCTCCACGACACGGGCGCGCATTTCCTGTTCCAAGGCGACCGCCATGGCCCGCCGTTCTTCCGCTTTGGCTTGAGCAATCTGCTTGTCCGCATTGGCCTGATCGATTTGCAGCTTTGCCCCGATATTTTCTCCCACATCGACATCGGCAATATCGATGGACAAAATTTCGAACGCCGTCCCGGCATCCAGGCCCCTTCCCAATATATTTTTGGAAATATGGTCCGGGTTCTCCAGGACATCCTTATGTGTGGCGGAGGAGCCAATGGTGCTCACCATCCCTTCTCCCACCCGCGCAATAACCGTTTCTTCACCGGCTCCGCCGACCAACCGGTCAATATTGGCTCGAACGGTGACTCGTGAGACCGCGATGAGCTGGATGCCGTCCTTGGCCACGGCAGTTATTCGGGGAGTTTCGATGACTTTTGGAAGGACTGACATTTTGACGGCCTCAAGGACATCACGGCCGGCCAGGTCAATGGCGGCGGCGCGTTTAAAGGTCATGGGGATATTGGCCTTGTCGGCTGAGATCATGGCATTGACGACTTTGACCACATTGCCTCCGGCCAGAAAGTGAGCTTCCAGATCGTCCACGGGAATATCGAGTCCTGCCTTGACCCCGCTGATTCTGGCATTGATCACGGTGACCGGGGGAACCCGGCGCAACCGCATGCCGACCAGTGTAAAGAGTCCAACGTAGGCGTTTGAAGCCCATGCCGCGATCCAAAGGGGAATGGGAATGACATACAGAAACCCAAACAGAAGTACCAGAACCAAGACAAGGAGCCCGAGGGAACCGAATGCCTGAGTTTCAATTTCCATTATTTGGAGTCCTTTTCTGATTGGGGTGGTGCGAGTCGAACCACCACCCGATTGCCATCGATGCGCACGACTTCAAGAGGTTGACCGGCATCAATAAAAGTTCCGTCGGATACCACATCCACCCGTTCTCTATCAAAGCGAGCAATGCCGGAAGGGTGCAGGTCGGATACGGCGATTCCCTGCTTGCCCAACCAACGATGATCTGCCTCCGGACTCGATTCATATCCCTCTTGAGCCTGCAGGTTGGTTTCCAGGATCAGTCGCCTTCCATATGGAAGGCGGGGGAAATAGCGGAGCAGAATGAGGGTGGCGAGGATGGCCACCAGAATTGAAAAGGCCACTTGACCAAGGGCGGAAAGCATGGAATCCCAGGTGGCCCCGGTTCCGATAAGACTCAGTCCCAATCCTCCCATAAGCGCCATGATTCCTAAGATTCCAGCAATGCCAAAGCCGGGGATGACAAAAATTTCCAGTCCGACCAATAATAGGCCAAGTCCAACTAGGAGAAATTCTTCTAATCCTGCGAGTTGGACAAGCCCATGTCCCCAAAAAAAGAGGGCAAGGCTGATGAGCCCGAGGGCGCCAGGAACCCCAAAACCTGGCATCCGCATTTCCAGCATAATTCCCAATATCCCAACGGTCATCAATAGGGAGCTGACCACGGGATGGGTGAGGAACCGCACCAGGGACTCAGCCCAGGTTTCTGACGCGTAGCGAATGTCAGCATCAGCGAGGTTCACAGATTCTAGCACAGCCTCCAGCGAATTGGCTTGGAAGTCTGCGATGTCGGCCTGTAACGCCTCTTTGGTGGTGAGGGTCAGCAATTTACTTTTTTCAATCAGGTCTGGAACTTCCACATCCGCATCGACCATTGCTTCGGCGACGAGCGGTGGACGATTCCGTTGCTCAGCGGTTGCCCGGAACTCTTTGCGCATATACGAGACGGTTTTTTCTTCAACGGGTTGGGCCGGCGAACCTGGGAGACCGATCTGCACGGGTGTGGCGGCACCGATGGTG
Above is a window of Candidatus Nitrospira neomarina DNA encoding:
- a CDS encoding HPF/RaiA family ribosome-associated protein; translated protein: MDLQIDSRNVTMTPRWKTEIESRMADLQAGHEDLIHGRVTLTKNAHHKKSQNVAEALVVVTMPGRHTLTARKEEKTFEEAIRAAFFAMAIEVKKFRDKRASKEIRVPPIPLRGVISKLFPKEGYGFLLQDGGGEVYFHKNAVHGMKFEELEDGVEVSFNVEDGEKGPQATTVNPLPSVPGAVDKAAFS
- a CDS encoding DUF72 domain-containing protein; the protein is MKTIGRIYIGTSGWHYPHWVGPFYPSGMASKEFLRFYARHFSTVEINNTFYHLPAPHTVTEWKTETPKKFLFTCKGSRYITHMKKLKDPGQTLQPFLKTINQLSNKRGPILFQLPPRWRINTLRLEEFLKALPKTFRYAFEFRDKSWFAQPVYDLLTKYHAAFCLYHLAGRWAPEIVTTDFVYIRLHGPGEAYQGKYHSQTLRLWANKCHTWAQSGKNVYCYFDNDQDGYAPINALALQTRVQGLKKKRR
- the floA gene encoding flotillin-like protein FloA (flotillin-like protein involved in membrane lipid rafts): MEIETQAFGSLGLLVLVLVLLFGFLYVIPIPLWIAAWASNAYVGLFTLVGMRLRRVPPVTVINARISGVKAGLDIPVDDLEAHFLAGGNVVKVVNAMISADKANIPMTFKRAAAIDLAGRDVLEAVKMSVLPKVIETPRITAVAKDGIQLIAVSRVTVRANIDRLVGGAGEETVIARVGEGMVSTIGSSATHKDVLENPDHISKNILGRGLDAGTAFEILSIDIADVDVGENIGAKLQIDQANADKQIAQAKAEERRAMAVALEQEMRARVVEAEAEVPKAMSEAFRQGNLGIMDYYRMKNVQADTAMRGAIAGTEEEPPGPSK
- a CDS encoding NfeD family protein, whose translation is MLAHIRLHHVLSMLAIYLSVFMVFGVCQAVMPKPIVFVAPIEGVIDLGLAPFVQRVLDEATAAGAKAVILEINTFGGRVDAAVLIRDALLNSKVLTIAFINKRAISAGALISLASEKIAMADGGTIGAATPVQIGLPGSPAQPVEEKTVSYMRKEFRATAEQRNRPPLVAEAMVDADVEVPDLIEKSKLLTLTTKEALQADIADFQANSLEAVLESVNLADADIRYASETWAESLVRFLTHPVVSSLLMTVGILGIMLEMRMPGFGVPGALGLISLALFFWGHGLVQLAGLEEFLLVGLGLLLVGLEIFVIPGFGIAGILGIMALMGGLGLSLIGTGATWDSMLSALGQVAFSILVAILATLILLRYFPRLPYGRRLILETNLQAQEGYESSPEADHRWLGKQGIAVSDLHPSGIARFDRERVDVVSDGTFIDAGQPLEVVRIDGNRVVVRLAPPQSEKDSK